In Bdellovibrionales bacterium, the following proteins share a genomic window:
- a CDS encoding regulatory protein RecX, translated as MTTRTRNKKIDSSDNLALAVAKLAQLLSQRDHSEKELKQKLAVHFQIETIEKAIERAKSNRWLAKENELAEKVAQNLGRKKKGQLYIQNYLRRKGLPQVVFDKDQEVTNARNLLVRKFGSEIDFETKQRAYRFLAHRGFEDYIIREVLYEKS; from the coding sequence GTGACGACGAGGACAAGGAATAAAAAAATTGACTCTTCGGACAACCTTGCCCTTGCGGTGGCCAAACTCGCTCAGCTCTTGAGCCAACGTGATCACAGCGAAAAAGAACTCAAACAAAAGCTAGCTGTTCATTTTCAAATTGAAACTATTGAGAAGGCCATCGAACGTGCAAAAAGCAATCGTTGGCTTGCGAAAGAAAATGAACTTGCTGAGAAAGTGGCCCAAAACCTTGGCCGTAAGAAGAAAGGTCAACTGTACATCCAGAATTACCTGCGACGAAAAGGACTTCCTCAGGTAGTCTTCGATAAGGATCAGGAAGTGACCAACGCCCGGAATCTTCTTGTGCGCAAGTTTGGCAGCGAAATAGATTTTGAAACAAAACAACGTGCCTATCGCTTCTTGGCCCATCGAGGCTTTGAAGATTACATTATTAGGGAAGTGCTCTATGAAAAGTCGTGA